In Rhizobium sp. N324, a single genomic region encodes these proteins:
- the cysS gene encoding cysteine--tRNA ligase, whose protein sequence is MGGMPELKLYNTLTREKSVFAPIDPDNVRMYVCGPTVYDFAHIGNARPVIVFDVLFRLLRHIYGEEHVTYARNITDVDDKINARALRDHPGLPLNEAIRAVTEKTETQFHADVAELGCLEPSVEPRATDNIVEMTEIIERLISNGHAYVAAGEVLFDTKSMADYGQLSKRPLDEQQAGARVAVDAHKKNPGDFVLWKLSSHNEPGWESPWGRGRPGWHIECSAMSRRYLGDIFDIHGGGLDLIFPHHENEIAQSRCAHGTEVMANVWMHNGFVQVEGRKMSKSEGNFVTIHDLLHTQVFGGRKWPGEVLRLAMLMTHYREPIDFSIKRLEEAERLLAKWPATEPGDAEPDETVLNALADDLNTVAAVQALHALAQAAHSDPAAGARFAATAALLGLLPKKAEIDEAVAAAVDALVAMRLEMLKAKNFAEADKIRDELTAKGIQLKDGKDAATGERVTTWEVKR, encoded by the coding sequence ATGGGCGGCATGCCGGAATTGAAGTTGTACAACACGCTGACACGGGAAAAATCGGTCTTTGCGCCGATCGATCCCGACAATGTCCGCATGTATGTCTGCGGCCCGACCGTCTATGATTTCGCCCATATCGGCAATGCCCGCCCGGTCATCGTCTTCGACGTGCTGTTCAGGCTGCTGCGGCATATCTACGGCGAGGAGCACGTCACCTATGCCCGCAACATCACCGACGTCGACGACAAGATCAACGCGCGGGCGCTGAGGGATCATCCCGGCCTGCCGCTGAACGAGGCGATCCGCGCGGTCACGGAAAAAACCGAGACGCAGTTTCACGCCGATGTCGCCGAGCTCGGCTGCCTGGAGCCGAGCGTCGAGCCGCGCGCCACCGACAATATCGTTGAGATGACCGAGATCATCGAGAGGCTGATCTCCAACGGCCATGCCTATGTGGCTGCAGGCGAAGTGTTGTTCGACACCAAATCCATGGCGGACTACGGCCAGCTTTCGAAGCGCCCGCTCGACGAGCAGCAGGCCGGCGCCCGCGTCGCCGTCGATGCGCACAAGAAGAACCCGGGCGATTTCGTGCTCTGGAAACTGTCGAGCCACAACGAGCCCGGCTGGGAGAGTCCCTGGGGCCGCGGCCGGCCGGGCTGGCATATCGAATGCTCGGCGATGAGCCGGCGCTATCTCGGCGATATCTTCGACATTCATGGCGGCGGGCTGGACCTGATCTTCCCGCATCATGAAAACGAGATCGCCCAGTCGCGCTGCGCCCACGGCACCGAGGTGATGGCGAATGTCTGGATGCATAACGGCTTCGTGCAGGTCGAAGGCCGCAAAATGTCGAAATCCGAAGGCAATTTCGTCACCATCCACGATCTGCTGCACACACAGGTTTTCGGCGGCCGCAAATGGCCGGGCGAAGTGCTGCGCCTCGCCATGCTGATGACGCATTACCGTGAGCCGATCGATTTCTCGATCAAGCGGCTCGAGGAAGCCGAACGCCTGCTCGCCAAATGGCCGGCGACGGAGCCCGGCGATGCCGAGCCTGACGAGACCGTGCTGAATGCACTCGCCGACGACCTCAACACGGTGGCGGCGGTGCAGGCCTTGCACGCTTTGGCGCAGGCCGCCCATAGCGATCCCGCCGCCGGCGCCCGTTTTGCCGCAACGGCTGCCCTCCTCGGCCTATTGCCGAAGAAGGCCGAAATCGACGAAGCCGTCGCAGCCGCGGTCGATGCGCTGGTCGCCATGCGTCTTGAAATGCTGAAGGCAAAGAATTTCGCCGAGGCCGACAAGATCCGCGACGAGCTGACCGCAAAGGGCATCCAGCTGAAGGACGGCAAGGACGCAGCGACCGGTGAGCGGGTGACGACGTGGGAGGTCAAGCGGTGA
- a CDS encoding GNAT family N-acetyltransferase: MTLTVRPATPSDATTILRFVRELADYEKAIHEVEATEESTRAAIFGDGSVTHALICEREGQAIGMAVYFFSYSTWQAKNGLYLEDLYVTPDARGSGAGKALLRRLAQIALEKGCGRFEWSVLDWNEPSIRVYEAIGAEPQKEWIRYRMTGETLAAFARG, encoded by the coding sequence ATGACCCTTACCGTACGCCCGGCAACGCCTTCAGACGCGACAACGATCCTGCGATTTGTCCGCGAATTGGCCGATTATGAAAAGGCGATCCACGAGGTCGAGGCGACCGAGGAGAGCACGCGTGCGGCAATCTTCGGCGACGGTTCAGTCACCCATGCGTTGATCTGCGAACGCGAGGGTCAAGCCATCGGCATGGCGGTTTATTTCTTCAGCTATTCGACCTGGCAGGCGAAGAACGGCCTTTATCTGGAAGATCTCTACGTAACACCGGACGCGCGCGGTTCGGGCGCCGGCAAGGCGCTTTTGCGGCGCCTGGCGCAGATCGCGCTGGAGAAGGGTTGCGGCCGCTTCGAATGGAGCGTGCTCGACTGGAACGAACCTTCGATCCGTGTCTACGAGGCGATTGGCGCGGAGCCGCAGAAAGAATGGATCCGCTATCGGATGACGGGCGAGACGCTGGCGGCGTTTGCCCGCGGTTAG
- a CDS encoding GFA family protein, whose product MTAQTNTSGGCQCGAGRYRAEGELGYPHLCHCRMCQKAAGNYFMPLGGVMHGNFTLTRGAPKWFQSSDLVRRGFCGDCGTPLFYDIPGTDFINITLGSLDDPDAVKPVMQSNTARRMSWFHALPGLPVEPEPETPEREDAIAASNHQHPDHDTKSWPIGETP is encoded by the coding sequence ATGACAGCGCAGACGAACACAAGCGGCGGGTGCCAGTGCGGGGCCGGGCGTTACCGCGCCGAAGGCGAACTCGGTTATCCCCATCTTTGCCATTGCCGCATGTGCCAGAAGGCGGCCGGCAATTATTTCATGCCGCTCGGCGGCGTGATGCACGGCAATTTCACGCTGACGCGCGGCGCGCCGAAATGGTTCCAGTCCTCGGATCTGGTGCGGCGGGGTTTTTGCGGCGATTGCGGCACCCCGCTGTTCTATGACATTCCGGGAACGGATTTCATCAACATCACGCTCGGCTCGCTGGACGATCCTGATGCGGTCAAGCCGGTGATGCAATCGAACACCGCCCGCAGGATGTCCTGGTTTCACGCGCTCCCCGGCCTGCCGGTGGAGCCGGAGCCCGAAACGCCCGAGCGCGAGGACGCGATCGCGGCAAGCAACCATCAGCATCCCGACCACGACACGAAAAGCTGGCCCATCGGAGAAACGCCATGA
- a CDS encoding alpha/beta hydrolase: protein MSNNELASSAFDASRIVFDEHYVDSGTEGIKLYLRNKRRKDHKVFLAEKTIVMVHGATFSSGSLYDVPFNGMSFIDFLAHHGFDVFAVDVRGYGKSTRPPEMQAQPDLNPPLVSTDTGVTDFATAVEFVLRLRGLKAVNVFAMSWGGTVAGAYAARNADNVVKLALLAPQWLSDVPIPIDQGDSLGSYRLVPVKAALARWLGTAPEYARERLVPEGWFDLWSELTLSEETSQDDREQGKLRATNGPIQDIRTYWRAGTPYYQPSEIRAPVLLLHGEWDIDVPLDLARAYFEQLTGASYRRWVEIGEATHLALMESHRMQAYAEVVRFFDEAFKPE, encoded by the coding sequence ATGTCTAACAACGAGCTCGCATCGTCAGCTTTTGACGCCAGTCGGATCGTATTCGACGAGCATTACGTCGACAGCGGAACCGAGGGCATCAAGCTCTATCTGCGCAATAAGCGAAGGAAGGACCACAAAGTCTTTCTTGCGGAGAAAACAATCGTGATGGTGCATGGAGCGACCTTCTCGTCCGGAAGTCTTTACGACGTTCCCTTCAATGGAATGTCCTTCATCGACTTCCTCGCGCATCATGGGTTCGACGTCTTTGCCGTCGATGTCCGGGGCTACGGAAAATCGACCCGTCCACCGGAAATGCAGGCGCAGCCCGATCTCAACCCGCCCCTTGTTTCCACCGACACGGGCGTTACCGACTTCGCAACGGCTGTCGAGTTCGTGCTTCGACTTCGGGGCCTGAAGGCTGTCAACGTGTTCGCAATGTCGTGGGGCGGTACCGTAGCCGGCGCATATGCTGCTCGCAACGCCGACAATGTCGTCAAGCTCGCGCTGCTCGCGCCACAATGGCTGAGTGACGTTCCCATTCCCATCGACCAGGGCGATTCCCTCGGCTCCTACAGGCTTGTTCCCGTCAAAGCGGCCCTGGCGCGTTGGCTGGGCACCGCACCTGAATACGCGCGTGAACGTCTTGTGCCCGAGGGCTGGTTCGATCTCTGGTCGGAATTGACCCTCTCGGAGGAGACGTCGCAAGACGATAGGGAGCAAGGCAAACTTCGCGCCACCAACGGGCCGATCCAAGACATCCGCACCTACTGGAGAGCTGGAACCCCATATTATCAACCGAGCGAGATTCGCGCGCCGGTGCTGCTGTTGCACGGCGAATGGGACATCGACGTTCCGCTTGATCTGGCGCGGGCCTATTTCGAGCAGCTGACCGGCGCCTCCTACAGGCGATGGGTGGAAATCGGGGAGGCGACACATCTGGCCCTGATGGAGAGCCACCGCATGCAGGCCTATGCCGAGGTCGTCCGCTTCTTCGATGAAGCTTTCAAACCGGAATAG
- a CDS encoding GFA family protein translates to MTAYTGGCQCGAVRFRVSGELKDSSICHCRMCQKAFGAYYAPLVSVRGADFAWTRGERKKFRSSNFVERGFCSDCGTPLSYEAPDGVAIAAGAFDDPSALPPVVQFGTEGKIGFVDRLHELPGHRTEEDAQSAPFVLELVSFQHPDHETQVWPPKEPK, encoded by the coding sequence ATGACCGCCTATACCGGCGGATGTCAGTGTGGCGCTGTGCGCTTTCGCGTCAGCGGCGAACTCAAGGATTCGTCGATCTGTCATTGCCGCATGTGCCAGAAGGCGTTCGGGGCCTATTACGCGCCGCTGGTCTCGGTGCGCGGCGCCGATTTCGCGTGGACACGCGGAGAGCGGAAAAAATTCCGCTCTTCCAATTTCGTCGAACGCGGCTTTTGCAGCGATTGCGGCACGCCGCTTTCCTACGAAGCGCCTGACGGGGTTGCGATTGCCGCGGGCGCCTTCGACGATCCTTCGGCGCTTCCGCCGGTGGTGCAATTCGGCACCGAGGGCAAGATCGGCTTCGTCGATCGTCTGCACGAGTTGCCGGGGCACCGGACGGAGGAGGACGCGCAATCCGCTCCCTTCGTGCTCGAACTGGTCTCCTTCCAGCATCCCGATCACGAGACGCAAGTATGGCCGCCCAAGGAGCCCAAATGA
- a CDS encoding LysR family transcriptional regulator, translating into MNEIVSIDHFNLWSFDLNLLVAFDALMKERSVTKAAVRLKIQQPAMSHNLGTLRTLLQDELFVRVGQVMQPTHRALRFAEAVEQILSRTQQAIVTPAIFEPDQAEQIFRIGFSSELEVLLVPRLAAMLNETAPGIKVLARAVDPELVHKLLDDNVIDLGVGCYDDGNNRHRRTLLFEQSLMCCYNPELLDLPETLDRDSYVGLRHALVSQKDAIEGCIDDALKRINVRLDVSVAAPEFLTVLTAVLEAPLIATLPTRIVKRYAGLFGLATAEVPLDLTVSPISMVWSAASDNDPANQWMRSQVTRLVSAYS; encoded by the coding sequence ATGAATGAAATTGTCTCCATTGATCATTTCAATTTGTGGTCTTTCGACCTCAATCTGCTGGTCGCGTTCGATGCGCTCATGAAGGAGCGGAGCGTGACGAAAGCTGCTGTTCGCCTGAAAATCCAGCAGCCCGCGATGAGCCACAATCTCGGCACTCTCCGGACATTGCTGCAAGATGAGCTGTTTGTGCGTGTCGGCCAGGTCATGCAGCCGACTCATCGGGCGCTGCGTTTCGCCGAAGCCGTAGAGCAGATACTCAGCCGCACGCAGCAGGCGATCGTAACGCCGGCAATCTTCGAGCCCGATCAGGCCGAGCAGATATTCCGCATCGGCTTTTCCAGCGAGCTTGAGGTGCTGCTCGTGCCGCGCCTCGCCGCTATGTTGAACGAGACAGCCCCGGGTATTAAAGTGCTTGCGCGAGCGGTCGATCCGGAGCTGGTCCACAAGCTTCTGGACGACAATGTCATCGACCTCGGCGTCGGTTGCTACGATGACGGCAACAACAGACACCGGCGGACCCTGCTGTTCGAGCAATCGCTAATGTGTTGCTACAATCCTGAGCTTCTCGATCTTCCCGAAACTTTGGACCGGGACAGCTATGTCGGGCTGAGGCATGCACTCGTTTCCCAGAAGGACGCCATCGAAGGCTGCATCGATGACGCGTTGAAGCGGATCAACGTGCGACTGGACGTGTCGGTGGCAGCGCCGGAATTCCTGACCGTGCTTACCGCCGTCCTGGAAGCGCCCCTGATCGCGACCCTGCCGACCAGGATCGTGAAGCGGTATGCCGGCCTTTTCGGCTTGGCGACCGCCGAGGTTCCCCTTGATTTAACGGTGAGCCCGATATCGATGGTCTGGTCGGCGGCAAGTGACAATGATCCCGCCAATCAATGGATGCGATCTCAGGTGACCCGGCTTGTTTCGGCCTACAGCTGA
- the rarD gene encoding EamA family transporter RarD: protein MSTDATVPLAKNEDSPRGFAFALTAYLLWGFLPIYMKAVAHISPAEVIAHRIVWSLPLAGMVLIVLGRTADIATALRSPRMLAMAALTASLITVNWGTYVWAIGAGHSLDAALGYFINPLFSIFLGAVLLKEKLQPLQIAAIALAALAVAILAFDSGGIPWVALTLAISWGFYALLRKTLPLGPNQGFFLEVLILSGPALLYILYLEFGSGQGHLYRTGLADTALLLGCGVITAVPLMIYANGAKLLKLSTIGIMQYIAPTMIFLIAVFIFHEPLGTARMIAFPLIWAGLFLYSWSMLKGSRGRM from the coding sequence ATGTCGACCGATGCAACCGTTCCCTTGGCCAAGAACGAAGACAGTCCGCGCGGTTTTGCCTTCGCGCTGACGGCCTATCTGCTCTGGGGCTTCCTGCCGATCTACATGAAGGCGGTGGCGCATATCTCGCCGGCCGAGGTCATCGCCCACCGCATCGTCTGGTCGCTGCCGCTGGCCGGCATGGTGCTGATCGTGCTCGGACGCACTGCGGATATCGCGACGGCGCTGCGCTCGCCGCGCATGTTGGCAATGGCGGCGCTGACAGCGTCGCTGATCACCGTCAACTGGGGCACCTATGTCTGGGCGATCGGCGCCGGCCATTCGCTCGACGCGGCACTCGGCTATTTCATCAATCCGCTGTTCAGCATCTTCCTCGGCGCGGTGCTCCTCAAGGAGAAGCTGCAGCCGCTGCAGATCGCGGCGATCGCGCTGGCGGCGCTTGCCGTCGCCATTCTCGCATTCGACAGCGGCGGCATTCCGTGGGTGGCGCTGACGCTGGCGATCAGCTGGGGTTTTTATGCCTTGCTGCGCAAGACGCTGCCGCTCGGGCCGAACCAGGGCTTCTTCCTCGAAGTGCTGATCCTCAGCGGGCCTGCCCTTCTCTATATCCTCTATCTCGAATTCGGCAGCGGCCAGGGCCATCTCTATCGCACCGGCCTTGCCGATACGGCGCTGCTGCTCGGCTGCGGCGTCATCACCGCCGTGCCGCTGATGATCTATGCCAATGGCGCCAAGCTGCTGAAGCTCTCGACGATCGGCATCATGCAGTATATCGCGCCGACGATGATCTTCCTGATCGCGGTCTTTATCTTTCACGAGCCGCTCGGCACGGCGCGCATGATCGCCTTCCCGCTGATCTGGGCGGGGCTGTTCCTCTACAGCTGGTCGATGCTCAAAGGGAGCCGCGGAAGGATGTAG
- a CDS encoding GFA family protein: MTDTIKTGGCQCGAVRFRISGKLGRPSICHCRMCQKQFGGFFSALVTAPEDGMEWTRGAPSYFQSSVNIDRGFCSNCGTPMTYRHPGGLELAIGTFDDRSDLAPLIQVNYEARLPWVEEIFEAPVLKDQDFYARQEEIISFQHPDHDTSVWPAKGVKI; encoded by the coding sequence ATGACGGACACGATCAAGACAGGCGGATGCCAATGCGGCGCCGTGCGCTTCCGCATTTCAGGCAAGCTGGGGCGCCCCTCGATCTGCCATTGCCGCATGTGCCAGAAGCAGTTCGGCGGCTTCTTCTCCGCGCTGGTCACAGCACCTGAAGACGGGATGGAATGGACGCGCGGCGCGCCGAGCTACTTCCAGTCCTCGGTCAACATCGACCGCGGCTTCTGCAGCAATTGCGGCACGCCGATGACTTATCGCCACCCGGGCGGGCTGGAGCTTGCCATCGGCACGTTCGACGACCGCAGCGATCTGGCCCCGCTGATCCAGGTGAATTACGAGGCCCGCCTGCCCTGGGTCGAGGAAATCTTCGAGGCGCCGGTGCTGAAGGATCAGGATTTCTATGCACGGCAGGAAGAGATCATCTCCTTCCAGCATCCCGATCACGATACTTCAGTCTGGCCCGCGAAAGGCGTGAAAATATGA
- the cimA gene encoding citramalate synthase: MKERIYLFDTTLRDGQQTPGIDFSVEDKIAIAAMLDEFGIDYVEGGYPGANPTDTAFFSEKRTGQASFVAFGMTKRAGVSVSNDPGIAGLLQAKSDAICFVAKSWDYHVAVALGCTNEENLESIAESVKAAVGAGKEAIVDCEHFFDGFKANPAYALACAKTAYESGARWVVLCDTNGGTQPPEVRAIVEAVIAAGVPGSCLGIHAHNDTGQAVANSLAAVEAGVRQIQGTLNGIGERCGNANLVTLIPTLALKSAYNTRFETAIDEERLLNLTRVSHAFDELLNRSPDHQMPYVGASAFATKAGIHASALLKDPRTYEHVPPESVGNFRKVMVSDQGGKANFINALKRRGITVAKEDPKLDLLISIVKERESIGYAYEGADASFELLAHRTLGTIPEFFTIEGFRVMIERRFDSLGRVKIVSEAVVKITIDGQTLMSVADAEGPVNALDLALRKDFGKYQHEIDDLVLADFKVRILNGGTAAITRVLIESTDSDGVRWWTVGVSENIIDASFQALMDSVIYKLMKNRQLAGKIAAE; this comes from the coding sequence ATGAAAGAACGCATCTACCTCTTCGATACGACGCTCCGGGACGGGCAGCAGACGCCCGGCATCGATTTCTCGGTAGAGGACAAGATTGCGATCGCCGCGATGCTGGACGAGTTCGGCATCGATTACGTCGAGGGCGGCTATCCCGGCGCCAATCCGACCGACACGGCCTTCTTCAGCGAGAAGCGCACCGGCCAGGCGAGCTTCGTCGCCTTCGGCATGACGAAGCGGGCGGGCGTTTCGGTTTCCAACGATCCCGGCATTGCCGGGCTGCTGCAGGCGAAATCCGACGCCATCTGTTTCGTCGCCAAGAGCTGGGACTATCATGTCGCGGTGGCGCTCGGCTGCACCAACGAGGAAAACCTGGAAAGCATCGCCGAAAGCGTCAAGGCGGCGGTCGGCGCCGGCAAGGAAGCGATCGTCGATTGCGAGCATTTCTTCGACGGCTTCAAGGCCAATCCGGCCTATGCGCTTGCCTGCGCCAAGACCGCCTATGAGAGCGGCGCCCGCTGGGTGGTGCTCTGCGACACCAATGGCGGCACGCAGCCGCCGGAGGTGCGCGCCATCGTCGAGGCAGTGATCGCTGCAGGTGTTCCCGGAAGCTGTCTCGGCATCCATGCCCATAACGACACCGGCCAGGCGGTTGCCAACTCATTGGCTGCCGTCGAAGCCGGCGTCCGGCAGATCCAGGGCACGCTGAACGGCATCGGCGAGCGCTGCGGCAACGCCAATCTGGTGACGCTGATCCCGACCTTGGCGCTGAAGAGCGCCTATAACACACGGTTCGAAACGGCCATCGACGAGGAGCGGCTGCTCAACCTCACCCGGGTCTCGCATGCCTTCGACGAGTTGCTCAACCGCTCGCCCGATCATCAGATGCCTTATGTCGGCGCTTCCGCCTTCGCCACCAAGGCCGGCATCCACGCATCGGCGCTGCTCAAGGATCCGCGGACCTATGAACATGTGCCGCCCGAGAGCGTCGGCAATTTCCGCAAGGTCATGGTCTCGGACCAGGGCGGCAAGGCGAATTTCATCAATGCGCTGAAGCGGCGCGGCATTACCGTCGCCAAGGAGGATCCGAAGCTCGACCTGCTGATCTCGATCGTCAAGGAGCGCGAATCCATCGGCTATGCCTATGAGGGTGCGGATGCGAGCTTCGAGCTGCTCGCGCACCGCACGCTCGGCACGATCCCGGAATTCTTCACCATCGAAGGCTTCCGGGTGATGATCGAACGCCGCTTCGACAGTCTTGGCCGCGTGAAGATCGTCTCGGAAGCGGTGGTCAAGATCACCATCGACGGCCAGACGCTGATGTCGGTTGCCGATGCCGAAGGCCCGGTCAACGCGCTCGATCTGGCGCTGCGCAAGGATTTCGGCAAATACCAGCACGAGATCGACGATCTGGTGCTCGCCGATTTCAAGGTGCGTATCCTCAACGGCGGCACGGCGGCGATCACCCGGGTGCTGATCGAATCCACCGACAGCGACGGCGTGCGCTGGTGGACGGTCGGCGTTTCGGAGAACATCATCGACGCCTCGTTCCAGGCGCTGATGGATTCCGTCATCTACAAGCTGATGAAGAACCGGCAGCTCGCCGGCAAGATCGCGGCGGAGTAA
- the pip gene encoding prolyl aminopeptidase, with protein MTEILRTLYPEIEPYASGHLDVGDGHVIYWERSGTSGAKPAVFLHGGPGGGFSPAHRRLFDPALYDVMLFDQRGCGKSTPHAELNANTTWHLVADIERLREMAGVETWQVFGGSWGSTLALAYAEAHPERVSEIIVRGIYTLTKAELDWYYQFGVSEMFPDKWERFIAPIPPEEQHEMMHAYHRRLTHEDRSVRLAAAQAWSIWEGETITLLPEPSTSGKFEEPEFAYAFARIENHFFVNAGWMDEGQLIRDAGKLKDIPGVIVHGRYDMPCPAKYAWLLHKAWPKAEFHLIEGAGHAYSEPGILDRLIRATDRFAGKTN; from the coding sequence ATGACCGAAATCCTGCGCACGCTCTATCCCGAAATCGAACCCTATGCCTCCGGCCATCTCGATGTCGGCGACGGCCATGTGATCTATTGGGAACGCTCGGGCACATCAGGCGCCAAGCCGGCCGTCTTCCTGCATGGCGGCCCCGGCGGTGGTTTCTCGCCCGCCCATCGGCGGCTTTTCGATCCCGCCCTCTACGACGTCATGCTGTTCGACCAGCGCGGTTGCGGCAAGTCGACGCCGCATGCCGAACTCAATGCCAATACGACCTGGCACCTCGTCGCCGATATCGAGCGTCTGCGCGAGATGGCCGGTGTCGAGACCTGGCAGGTGTTCGGCGGCTCCTGGGGCTCGACGCTGGCGCTCGCCTATGCCGAGGCGCATCCGGAGCGTGTCTCCGAGATCATCGTGCGCGGCATCTATACGCTGACCAAGGCCGAACTCGACTGGTACTATCAGTTCGGCGTCTCGGAAATGTTCCCGGACAAGTGGGAGCGCTTCATCGCGCCGATTCCGCCCGAGGAACAGCATGAGATGATGCATGCCTATCATCGCCGCCTGACGCATGAGGACAGGAGCGTGCGCCTTGCAGCCGCGCAGGCCTGGAGCATCTGGGAAGGCGAAACGATCACGCTGCTGCCCGAGCCTTCGACGAGCGGCAAGTTCGAGGAACCGGAATTCGCCTATGCATTCGCCCGCATCGAGAACCATTTCTTCGTCAATGCCGGCTGGATGGACGAGGGACAGCTGATCCGCGACGCCGGCAAGCTCAAGGATATTCCCGGCGTCATCGTGCATGGCCGCTACGACATGCCCTGCCCGGCCAAATATGCCTGGCTGCTGCACAAGGCCTGGCCGAAGGCGGAATTCCACCTGATCGAGGGTGCGGGGCATGCCTATTCGGAGCCTGGGATTCTCGATCGGCTGATCCGGGCGACGGATCGGTTTGCCGGGAAGACAAACTGA
- a CDS encoding TIGR00730 family Rossman fold protein: protein MTDQSVSIRSICVYCGSRSGRDPSHMAAGRALGREIAEYGLRLVYGGGTKGIMGAVASGVLSGGGQVTGIIPEFLIDMEATRHSLGQLNELIVTPDMHARKHTMFERSDAFVALPGGIGTLEEIVEIMTWAQLGRHEKPMVFANINGFWDPMMELMRHMTEEGFLHTAHRVQPLVVDEISGIIPAIMAQAAQLAADRDGEDEVISKM, encoded by the coding sequence ATGACCGACCAATCTGTATCGATTCGATCCATCTGCGTTTACTGCGGCTCGAGATCGGGACGCGATCCCTCCCACATGGCGGCCGGGCGTGCTCTCGGACGAGAGATCGCCGAATACGGCCTGCGCCTCGTCTATGGCGGGGGTACCAAAGGCATCATGGGCGCGGTTGCCAGCGGCGTGCTTTCAGGCGGCGGTCAGGTGACGGGCATCATTCCCGAATTCCTGATCGATATGGAAGCGACTCGCCACTCGCTCGGTCAGCTCAACGAACTCATTGTAACGCCTGACATGCACGCGCGCAAACATACGATGTTCGAGCGCTCCGACGCCTTCGTAGCACTCCCCGGCGGCATCGGCACGCTGGAAGAGATCGTCGAGATCATGACCTGGGCGCAGCTCGGCCGCCATGAAAAGCCGATGGTCTTTGCCAATATCAACGGTTTCTGGGATCCGATGATGGAGCTGATGCGCCACATGACCGAAGAGGGCTTCCTGCACACCGCCCACCGAGTGCAGCCGCTCGTCGTCGACGAGATCTCCGGCATCATTCCGGCGATCATGGCTCAGGCAGCCCAACTCGCCGCCGATCGTGACGGCGAGGACGAGGTGATTTCGAAGATGTAG
- a CDS encoding MBL fold metallo-hydrolase produces MSDLGKEYRIAGVTVRKVQEQYLHDVPPSFLYPTAGSEEIKAVEPRLSAVDMDEGRDALVVSIHSWLVITPDHVILIDTGSGNDKERPRNSGFHRQTIPFLDRLRQAGVEPEDVDFVINTHLHVDHSGWNTVLQDGRWIPTFKNARYVFPRAEQEYYASTASHNDVNIPSLGVYEDSVRPVIKAGLADFIDSAGGPFLDRFIFLPTPGHSIGHMSVMLEADNEAAIFAGDVMHHPIQVERPDLNTVFCEFLDQAAQSRQRVLELAADNRAMYFSTHFPGSSAGYVTRDGEKFRWSYV; encoded by the coding sequence ATGAGCGATCTTGGAAAGGAATATCGTATTGCCGGCGTGACAGTGAGAAAGGTGCAGGAGCAGTACCTTCACGACGTTCCCCCCTCATTCCTCTACCCGACTGCCGGATCTGAGGAGATCAAGGCGGTCGAGCCGCGGCTTTCCGCCGTCGATATGGACGAGGGCCGCGATGCCCTTGTAGTGAGCATTCATAGCTGGCTTGTCATCACGCCCGACCACGTCATCCTCATCGACACGGGCTCGGGGAACGACAAGGAGAGACCGCGCAATTCCGGCTTCCATCGTCAGACCATTCCGTTTCTCGATAGGCTGCGTCAGGCGGGTGTCGAGCCCGAAGATGTCGACTTCGTCATCAATACCCATCTCCACGTCGATCATTCCGGCTGGAATACCGTGCTTCAGGACGGACGATGGATTCCGACTTTCAAAAACGCCCGCTACGTCTTCCCACGCGCCGAGCAGGAATATTACGCGTCGACGGCGAGTCACAACGACGTCAACATTCCCAGCCTCGGCGTCTATGAAGACAGCGTAAGGCCGGTGATCAAGGCGGGGCTTGCCGATTTCATCGACAGCGCAGGCGGTCCTTTCCTCGATCGATTCATCTTCTTGCCGACGCCTGGGCACAGCATCGGCCATATGTCCGTTATGCTGGAGGCGGACAATGAAGCGGCAATCTTCGCCGGCGATGTCATGCACCATCCGATCCAGGTGGAACGGCCCGACCTCAACACGGTCTTCTGCGAATTCCTGGATCAGGCTGCCCAGTCCAGACAGCGTGTCCTCGAACTCGCAGCTGATAATCGCGCCATGTACTTCTCCACGCATTTCCCCGGTTCGTCTGCTGGTTATGTCACCCGCGACGGCGAAAAATTCAGGTGGTCCTATGTCTAA